The genomic segment AGAAAAAGGGCTTACCCAAGAGGAGCTAGCTAAAAAACTTGGAGTAACCTTTCAAGCTGTTTCAAAATGGGAAACGGCTCAGAGCCTACCAGATATAGCTTTACTACCAAGATTATCACAAGTATTTGATATTAGTATTGATAAGTTACTGGGTTATGCTTCTTACGATAAGCCAATAACTATTTATGAAGAAGAATATAAAACACCTGAATATTATTGGGGTGTCGAGCCATCAAAAATATGCTTACGGATACTTGAATTATTGCCACCATCTTCGCACCTAAAACTACTCGATGTTGGTTGTGGCGAAGGTAAGGATGCAGTATTTTTTGCGAGAAATGGATATGACGTAACGGCGTTTGACATCTCTGATGCTGGTCTTGAAAAAACAAAAAGACTTGCTGAGCAAGTGGGTGTGCAAGTCAAAACTTTTAAAGCCGATATTTTAGATTTTCGCTTAGATACACATTTCGATGTAATCTTTTCGAGCGGTGTCTTTCACTACATTAAACCTCAATTACGCCAAGATATTTTAAGCAATTACAAACAATTTACCAAGCCTAACGGGTTGCACGTCTTTAATGTATTTGTAAATAAACCATTTATAGCTCAAGCCCCTGAGAAGGAGCCTACTGCTTGTAATTGGACTTCTGGTGAGTTATTTATGTATTATCACGATTGGTTAATCCAAGAATGTTCAGAAGTAATTTTTGACTGTAATTCCTCTGGTATACCTCATCAACATGCAATGAATAAGATTATTGCTCAGAAATATAAATAGGATGGCTTCAGGTCATAACGTTTATTGGCGGAAACTGTAATGTCAGTTTATTTAAAAGCATGAGTATGACTTCTTCTGGCTAATTTCCAATTATTCTTATACGGTCTGGTTTGTAGGATAAGGCGAACCATGCACACGGAGGTAGTGGAATGGACTTATATAAACACAAAGATACCATAGCTGCGGGTCGTTGTCATACCGTTGGTCTGAAATCTGACGGAACGGTGACTGCTGTGGGTGATAATAATTATGGCCAATGTAATGTAAGCGATTGGTGCGATATTGTGGCAGTCAC from the Desulfitobacterium metallireducens DSM 15288 genome contains:
- a CDS encoding methyltransferase domain-containing protein encodes the protein MRDDLAKNICRYRKEKGLTQEELAKKLGVTFQAVSKWETAQSLPDIALLPRLSQVFDISIDKLLGYASYDKPITIYEEEYKTPEYYWGVEPSKICLRILELLPPSSHLKLLDVGCGEGKDAVFFARNGYDVTAFDISDAGLEKTKRLAEQVGVQVKTFKADILDFRLDTHFDVIFSSGVFHYIKPQLRQDILSNYKQFTKPNGLHVFNVFVNKPFIAQAPEKEPTACNWTSGELFMYYHDWLIQECSEVIFDCNSSGIPHQHAMNKIIAQKYK